Genomic DNA from Chaetodon auriga isolate fChaAug3 chromosome 18, fChaAug3.hap1, whole genome shotgun sequence:
AGAGAGAAAATCAGCGTTAAAGTTGAAAATAATTTGAGTTCTCTGATCAGCGCAATTCACGAGCTGAACACAAACGTATCACGACTTCTCAGCGAGTTGGTGGAGCGTGAAAAACCCCGCGGAGACTGTACGACAGGTGAGAGCactgctgctaactgctaacgTTAACGTCACTGTGGAGCACAGGCTGTGACTTAAACGaaacgaaacaaaacaaaaaacaaaaaaaagtccgCAAACTGTCGGGAGGGGTAAAAAACCTTAATCAATTCTGTTAAAACACACTTGTTTTTCTGACCTGTGTTTTACCTGCTGcaggcgaggaagaggaggaggacagtgatgaagaagacGAGCAGCCGGAGGATCTTAAAAACTCTGCACGACAACCTCCTGCAAAAAGACCCAAAATCTGAAACACCTGAAGAGGACTCCGTATGAGACAGATCACAGTTTTACTTGtttgaactgatgatgatgatggcaagTAATCAGTCACATGATTCACCTGTGACCAAATAATGGTGCTACAGGTGTGTCTGACTCACTGTTTGCACTTGAgtaaagactgaaaataaaatgtgcttttctgaaTGTCTGTAAATAGCGGCTTCTTCTACTCCACCATTCAGTCGATTAATAACCAATTACAGGTGAGGTCAGATTTCACCCTGCCAGACTGTAACCAATCCAGTCATTTGTACCTGTAAATATCTTTGAAGCAGACGGCAGTCAGACACCTGCAACATTCCCTGAAGGTTCTTGTGGAAAGTTATCTCAACGTTCAGCGAATTGAAAATGGTCCGCTGGGCAGCAGCCAATGATCATGTTTCCAGAAGCTCATACCTTAAAACATTTGACAGCATCGAGCTTTGACTGTGATGGACGTCTTCATCGGCTCGTCCATTAGTCCGTTCACCACCGTCTGACCGCCTCGAGCGGCTCTTTGCCGGCGTCAgcttcctccagcagcagcggctTCAATTTTGTCTTCCTCCGTTTCAGAAatcagttttcagtctgttttgttggCTGCTGCCTAAGCAAGCTGAATCTGTTGAAATACTGCATTAATGCTTACAAGACAACAAAATGATAATTTAATAACCTAATTTTTAATCAGTGCTTTCTCACTTTGCTGTGAAAACTCGGGGCCTGTAAGAGTTCAGATTAGTCTGTATTATTAAAACAGATCTCAGTAAATACAGTTTGTGGTTTATTGCCTGAAGGAGAGTCTGTCAGAGTGTACTGAGCACCTGAATTCAGGTGAACTCAAAGTTATCATGTCATTGTAAAAGCAGTACAAAtcctggttaaaaaaaaaaaaaggtttgaccATATTTCATTACAAAATCTGAACTGTATTTGTCTCATATCATTTTCTCATCAGACTCATGGCAGAACATGTATTAGTGCAGCTCACTTGCATCTGTATGTATTatctatatattatatattaacCTCGAGCGTCTGACAAACACCAACAGATTTTGGATCTACAAATGTAAACATCAGGGTTACAAACAGCTACAGCCTTTCTGGATTCACAGTTTAAGATTGTCCAGAAACGCTGGGATTGTGTTATGAAGATGAACAGTAAATATCAGCAGAAGACTCATGATTATAGACTGCTGTTACTCACTATGATGAACCTTCACATGACCAGGTGAGCCACATGGAGATCTCACAAGCTCTCCTTGAAGGCAGTTCTGTCCAAGACAGCAGCGTCACTGTGTtccaaacaacatgaaaacacacagaagtaaACATTCAGCAGTAACATGCAGAATCAGATCCCAGTGAAGGAAGACAGGAGGAAGACGATGTTGCTGAAGGAACCGTTACAGGTACCATCACACTTGCCTCCAAACccttcactgcatttttaaatGCCCTCATTGGGATCAGCCTATCAAGCTGCAGATCTGTCTACGAGTAGTTCCAGGCTGCAGACAGTGACCACAAAGGCCTGTTTGTCCATTTCAATGCAAACCTACAGACAGCAAGAGGCTGTCATTGGAGCTGAAACAGTAGTTACTGGTTTAATTGAGATATACCAACGGAGATTAGGGGGAACAGTTCAAGGATGCATTTATAAATAGATATGTAACAGTGAGTGAGTCTACACAAGGCGAGTGTTGAGTGCTGTAGTTCACCTgaatcacaggtgtgtgtgtcatctttcAGCCTCGCTGACCTCACGTTGAGTCCAAAACACCCATCTAAGCTAAGAGAGAAAGCACATACTGCCTGATGGCCGGCCTCTTCATTGGCCTGAATTAAACAGAGCACAGCAGAATCAGTCACTAAAACAGAAGCAACACACCTCCACACGTGACAGCATGACAACGGTCGGTTTGAACGTTTTTTCTGCTCTCGCtcattgtgctgttttgtattttgccTTATACGTTTCTCAATTTTTATCTTTTCACATGTGAAGCACTTTataactgtgtttttaaaaagtattataCAAATAAAGCACCGACAGCTCTATGTATGGTATTATGACCCTATGAAGGTCCAGTGTTGAGCAAACCAGGCCACAACAAACCAGCTGTATGGATGCATTTTCTCACCATCAAAGAAAGTTTCCgttcattttccttttatttaccATTTTTCCACAGTACATCAAGAACACTGAGCTAACAGCACAACTTCACTTTTGACTTCCGTCTGTAGCTCAGCTGCAGTTTACCCAGTGATGCCCAAAactgcttcactgctgaaacatctgcagtaGCCAATAGGGTGGCTCGTGTAGCTGCAAGCTAAAGTCCACATGTTAGCGGagctaaaaacaaaactaaGTATCACTTAAAACATGATCAGCTTTACCGTTCGCGACATTACACACTAAATTTCAGACTTTGAACACAATATTATGTCAGAAATGAATGTTAACAGACATTAAAGATCAATAAATGAACATTAGTTTTGCTGTTGGTCAACAATCAACTGACAACGACAAACAGTAGCTAAGTCTCATATGAGTACAACTTTTTAATAATTACCTATTAATTGAATCTCACTGTATCAATGGACACAAACTTCCTGAATTCTTTTCACAAAGATCTcactgtgtgctttcttttatatttttgataAGACTGATACTAAACATGAAAGACTTTATTTTGAACCTCTTTATTTTATATGGAAACACTACATTCACAAATGCAAAtggactaaaaaaaaacaaaaaaaaaaccagaacGATTCAAAATAGAAATCAGACACATTATCATTTACCTGTTCATGACTTTTAATTATTTAACTTGTAATAAAGTATAATGACAAATATGTCAGGTTATTGCAAATTAAATGGCCATACAACCATCGtctaagtatgtgtgtgtgtgtgtatacacacacacacactacatacaGTAGCCTTTTCTGTGATACAGAGGAAACAGGTTTTCACTCTAAAATCACTTTTTAACATAATTGTGTTTCCTTTAATCcaaaaactcattttaaatACAGATGTCAGTATTTAAAAACTTAACTGAGAGcacctcctctcttcctcctgttctcccTCCTAACCATCTCTaccttctttttcctctgtctttcttcccctctttacctcctttccctctcttccccctcctcttctccagtCAGTTTCTGAGCTCACTTCTGTAAAATGAATGATAagtttttcacaataaaaacaatctaTATAAAActtcacattgtgttttttccttttattgatGTTATAATAAAGTTGTCATAGTAACCAGCACGCGTCACATGACTGATCATATAAGTATTTTGATTGGCCACTTACCCAACAGCTAGGTCATTCCAAATATTAAACTGcaggtaaccatagcaacagcagTGATGCTGCTAACTGACCCAACTGTGGGTTAAACtgatcacagacacacaggcggacgTGCTGGTCTTGACATGTTAAACAtcctccaaccaatcacagcataACATTGTCTGTGATGTTACAATAACAACAtaactgaggaggagggggatgattgacagctgcagactgaagagTCCATTTCAAGGAACAGATGGCAGTAGAAAGAGTGTTGATCCTGACAGTCTGCACTCAGGGCATCATGACAGTCTTCcaaataaacaaagcagaggATTAAAATCCAGCAGGAGTGCTTGTTAAACTCCTTAAAGgcacacaggaaatgacatcacaatCAGTTCAGTTCGTTTTACAGCCTCAtcctcctgccatggccctgcccTTCTACGTGTCGATGAGTGTCGGGCCTCTGTGATTAGATGGTTTGCGCGTGGCGTGACGGCTGCAGAGCAGGGCAAGGCAGACAGGAAGGACACAGTAACCCACCGCTCGAGGGTCAGCTCTCGTACAggagaacaggaagaggaagagctgcaggtaCGGCAGCAGGAAGACCGACGCCCACATCCAGACGGGAAGTGGAGGCAGGTGAGCGCTGATGCTCTGAAACCAACTAATGGCGAGCGGTGGAGTCGAGGGGCTGGCCCCGCCTCTCTGCACGTGCTCCAAACTGAAGCTGTGAACCTCAAAGACGTAATACACCACCATGACACTGAGCAGCAAGTAGAGAGCCACGCCCACCCATCCCATCCGCTGACGGAAGTTCATCATCCTCCATACTGTGGGGGAAATAAACCATAATCAAACAATCAATAAGAGACTAGTAATCATTATGTCATCCCAACTGCAGACAgaagttcatcatcatcacaccaaaaggaaaaaaatcaatatgtgATCAATACCTGCTTCACACATCATCTattgtgcaagaaaaaaaaaaattagtaaTCACTAtatgatcaataatcaattagtcaataCATCCTCAACAGTAATGATCAACCCATTATCAATACTGAAAAGGAATAAATCAATCACTACATTCTCCATCGGTCTGTCTGTGCCAGACTCCACCTAAAATTTCAGGAAATTTAAgctttcattgtcatttaacaACAACTTTTAACATGAAATTGTTAGTCTGTTCCTGCCGAACTCCATTCATGTTTTGGCCAATTTTACCTCTGGCGATATGTAGTGTTATATCCAACCAATGAGCTCTGCTTTAAACGTCAACAATATTAAATCAAACTCGACCTCAGAATATTGTAGTAAAGTTAAAGACACACTGTGCCAGACTCCATTCATTTTCCACCCATTTTATTCCTCAATGGATTGAATGTCAGTCACTGTATGTTTCTTGCCTCCATCTTGCCCTGTTTATTTACACAGCACGTTAACAGCCGTCTGTTAGCCTGTTCGCAGCCTGTTAGCAAGTTAGCTCGTGTTCTTTCAGTAAGCTCTTACCTTCCTTCGCGATGATTTCAAATTATAATTCTGTTTTAGACTCGTTTTCAGTCCGCCGTCGGTCCCGGGAGGTCCGGGAAgttctctgtcttcctgttttgtcaCCTGACACCCATGGATGACGTCACTCCCAGGTCCGATTGTCCCACGCCATCTGCTGTTCAAACAGCATCGCTACATTTATTCTCCGGTTTTAGTTGGACGTCTTAAAACAAAATGATATGAAATGAAGTGCTGTGTCAGAGGAGCGGATGAAAAGAGATTTTATTAAGTCCTCAGAGAACAAGTGGCTGCTTTCGTTTAGCATCCCAGGTTGAATTTGGAGGGTTTTAGTGTCAAATTTTGTGGAGAAACATTTGGTGTGAAACTTTTCCATCTCTACCAACCAACCACACGTTTTTCTTGCGTGATCTAATTCTAAATAAGTAAAACTTTAAAAtacacagcaaagagaaaagaaatacatAATAAATATGTGTAAAATTGTTGGCCACAGTTCTTATTTGTCTTATTGAGAGAAATCAGGTGAGACAACATGAGCTATGACTGGTCAGTTTTGACTTGCTATCCACTCACAGTCTCTTGATTTTGTAGCAATTTAACAAGATTTCTTTCCAGGTGTTGAGAaagcaaaacaataataaaaaatcttgcgaacatgaaaataaactgaAGGTCTGCTGTGGACTGGtcgttgtgttttctgctttttcaaagAGCATGGAGAGAACTGCTACCTGTGTAGGTTTCTGTTGCTGAGGTGAAGGTGACTTTCAGGTGTTGGTTTATCAGGTAAAAACAGGTGAGTTGGAGATCAGCAATTTTCAGCAACATAAACACTGCTGCTTAAACActccaaaaaaaataatattaacaGCATTAATTATACTGTATTGCtaccactaataataataataataataataataataagaagaagaagaagaagaatactAATTCATACCTTTCACATACTTTGTGGTACTGTACATGTTTAGTTAAAATTTCTGCCAAATAATATTTgaattatattttatataatttCACAAAACATTCATACATGAAGGATTTATCAGTATCTGGCTCCGCCtactctgtctgtccatccaatcacatcaaagacacaaaagaaacaacCCATCAGTCTATAAATAGAGTTGGTtgtgctgtagaaacacaaactAACATCAGGGAAGTCAGCCGgactcattttcactctgacagtTTAACTGCCGCTTTGTTTCTTCtgttctcatttgttttcttcagtttgcttTTTAGAGGGTTTTTGCATTTGGGATTTTACTGGTCCCAGTGGTCCTGCAACTGGTAGTGCTGGTCCCCGTTGTGCCGCTCCTGACATGGAGCGGCGTCAGAGTCTGGAGGACCAACTCAGGTGTCCCGTTTGTCTGGATGTCTTCACCGAACCACTGATGTTACAATGTGGACACTCCTACTGCAAGtacgatggatggatggaacaCAGTTGTCCTGTCCTCACCTATTCTGTCTTATATCTACCTGTCCTAATCTCACTTTTC
This window encodes:
- the tmem251 gene encoding lysosomal enzyme trafficking factor, with protein sequence MMNFRQRMGWVGVALYLLLSVMVVYYVFEVHSFSLEHVQRGGASPSTPPLAISWFQSISAHLPPLPVWMWASVFLLPYLQLFLFLFSCTRADPRAVGYCVLPVCLALLCSRHATRKPSNHRGPTLIDT